The following are from one region of the Muntiacus reevesi chromosome 3, mMunRee1.1, whole genome shotgun sequence genome:
- the NECAP2 gene encoding adaptin ear-binding coat-associated protein 2 isoform X2, with amino-acid sequence MSTSTASRRGPPTVVTGELFAQAPVDQFPGTAVESVTDSSRYFVIRIEDGNGRRAFIGIGFGDRGDAFDFNVALQDHFKWVKQQCEFAKQAQNPDQGPKLDLSFKEGQTIKLNIASMKKKEGTAGTPRTRPTSTGGLSLLPPPPGARTAALAPLPGEHLSVGGSVVQPAVSPSSGGATVSWPQPKPATAATADVWGDFTKSTGSTSSQTQPGAGWVQF; translated from the exons ATGTCCACGTCTACCGCATCCCGCCGCGGGCCACCAACCGTGGTTACAG GGGAGCTCTTTGCTCAGGCCCCAGTGGATCAGTTTCCCGGCACAGCTGTGGAGAGCGTGACAGATTCCAGCAGGTACTTCGTTATCCGCATTGAGGATGGAAACG GGCGACGGGCATTTATTGGAATTGGCTTCGGGGACCGAGGTGACGCCTTTGACTTCAATGTTGCCTTGCAGGACCATTTCAA gTGGGTGAAACAGCAGTGTGAATTTGCAAAACAAGCCCAAAACCCGGATCAAGGTCCCAAATTGGACCTAAGTTTCAAGGAGGGCCAGACCATCAAGCTCAACATTGCG AGCATGAAGAAGAAGGAAGGCACAGCTGGGACGCCCCGCACCCGGCCCACCAGCACGGGAGGACTGAGcctgcttccccctcccccaggggcAAGAACTGCTGCCCTGGCCCCTCTCCCTGGGGAGCATTTGTCTGTGGGGGGCTCTGTCGTCCAGCCAGCAGTTTCTCCCAGCTCAG GAGGTGCCACTGTGTCCTGGCCGCAGCCCAAGCCTGCCACCGCTGCCACCGCCGACGTCTGGGGAGACTTCACCAAATCCACAGG GTCGACCTCTAGCCAGACTCAGCCAGGCGCAGGCTGGGTCCAGTTCTGA
- the NECAP2 gene encoding adaptin ear-binding coat-associated protein 2 isoform X1, whose translation MEEAEYESVLCVKPDVHVYRIPPRATNRGYRAAEWQLDQPSWSGRLRITAKGQVAYIKLEDRTSGELFAQAPVDQFPGTAVESVTDSSRYFVIRIEDGNGRRAFIGIGFGDRGDAFDFNVALQDHFKWVKQQCEFAKQAQNPDQGPKLDLSFKEGQTIKLNIASMKKKEGTAGTPRTRPTSTGGLSLLPPPPGARTAALAPLPGEHLSVGGSVVQPAVSPSSGGATVSWPQPKPATAATADVWGDFTKSTGSTSSQTQPGAGWVQF comes from the exons ATGGAGGAAGCGGAGTACGAGTCGGTTCTCTGTGTGAAGCCAGATGTCCACGTCTACCGCATCCCGCCGCGGGCCACCAACCGTGGTTACAG GGCTGCGGAGTGGCAGCTGGACCAGCCATCATGGAGTGGCCGGCTGCGGATCACTGCAAAAGGCCAGGTGGCCTACATCAAGCTGGAGGACAGGACCTCAG GGGAGCTCTTTGCTCAGGCCCCAGTGGATCAGTTTCCCGGCACAGCTGTGGAGAGCGTGACAGATTCCAGCAGGTACTTCGTTATCCGCATTGAGGATGGAAACG GGCGACGGGCATTTATTGGAATTGGCTTCGGGGACCGAGGTGACGCCTTTGACTTCAATGTTGCCTTGCAGGACCATTTCAA gTGGGTGAAACAGCAGTGTGAATTTGCAAAACAAGCCCAAAACCCGGATCAAGGTCCCAAATTGGACCTAAGTTTCAAGGAGGGCCAGACCATCAAGCTCAACATTGCG AGCATGAAGAAGAAGGAAGGCACAGCTGGGACGCCCCGCACCCGGCCCACCAGCACGGGAGGACTGAGcctgcttccccctcccccaggggcAAGAACTGCTGCCCTGGCCCCTCTCCCTGGGGAGCATTTGTCTGTGGGGGGCTCTGTCGTCCAGCCAGCAGTTTCTCCCAGCTCAG GAGGTGCCACTGTGTCCTGGCCGCAGCCCAAGCCTGCCACCGCTGCCACCGCCGACGTCTGGGGAGACTTCACCAAATCCACAGG GTCGACCTCTAGCCAGACTCAGCCAGGCGCAGGCTGGGTCCAGTTCTGA